Genomic segment of Notolabrus celidotus isolate fNotCel1 chromosome 1, fNotCel1.pri, whole genome shotgun sequence:
GGAATAGCTTTAGTTATCAATGTGTTAAAGACCTAACATATCCCCATGCAGGATAGGGAGGAGGATATGTGCTCATGAGCCATTAATACAAATCTGGAAACTGAATTATAATTTATCCCCAGTCTATAGAATCTGCAGGAAATGAAATGTGCCTGAGATAAGAGCTCGCCTCATAAGTTGATAAAGTCACACCAGCAGCTTCCCGATATCagatgaataataataagataataataacTCCATCTTTTTCCTACAGCGGGGGAATTAAACACCCAATTTAAAATTATCAATCATGAAAGTatgcatcagttttttttttaaagtatgaagCTAAGGGAAGTAGATTATTGTGATCCCACTTGCTGAAATCACTATGTCTTAATGCTTTGATGTATCTCCAGTTCCCCTAGAAGAAACATTAAtatctaataaaaaaaacagcatcaatGTGACAGTGTTCTCTCCTGCAGGCGATGACCTTTCCTGCAAATGGTTTTGGTCTGTATGACATGGTCGGTAATGCATGGGAATGGACCGCAGACTGGTGGACTGTGATTCACACCACAGACCGTCAACAAAACCCTGTAAGAACACATGACGGCTacaattttaacatttccaGGTTTAGTTTTTGGTTTGAAGTTTCatcattctttctttatttcagacGGGTCCTACATCAGGTACAGACAAAGTGAAAAAGGGAGGGTCGTACATGTGCCACAAGGTAACAGAGACGGCTATTTACTGTATGTTAGAACACTTTTATGGTTTCTGTCTTGTTTAGATTTCATCAAAAGATCAAGTTCATCTGCTTGTTATTAGCACATGAAATTTGGTACACCAGCATGAATATCTACTGACTTATTTCATCTATTAAAGTATGTTTGTGTTGAGAAGATTATTGCTCCCGTTTTAGATAATATACCAAGCTGGAAACAGACATGCCTGATGAATTTGTGACAAACATGCTTGGAAAAGTTTTAGCTTCTCTGAATGTTTACTCTATGATATTCTATCACAAAGAAGTTGACGACCATTGATTTATTGACGGTTagtttccctctcttcctctcctccagtcttACTGTTACAGATACAGATGTGCAGCCCGAAACCAGAACACGCCTGACAGCTCTACCTCTAACGTTGGATTTCGTTGTGCCTCTAATGCCCAAAAGTGACTTGAGCTACTTCTCTGAAACACTGGCTGTCTGAGTGCTGTCTTATAAAAGACACTGTGAAGAGTTCTTAACTGATTATGAAACAGTGTCTAATGTCTTACACTGATTCATCGCCATGACCCACatagtaaaatgagattatcaacAAAATGATGGTTACTTCCTTGGTTGGATTTTCCAGAGAGAAAGCTGCTTGATAACCAACACATAACCTGAAGGGGCTTTATTAAGTGATATGCAGGTAAAGTTTGGCATGGAGAAGTAAGTTAGCAGCAAgtgaaggttttttttgtttttttttatggaggAAGGAGCACTTCATGGACTCAAAAAAGGTGAAAGCTTGAGGTGCTCTTTCAAGGCACTCTGTCGAACGGTTAAAATGCCTTCATTTTCATGGCATGGTCATGTTGaccttaaaaacacacttctacCCATTTCAACATTCAGCTTTTTCCTTTAGATAAAGAGAATAAATATTTTACAATATATTTTGGACGTTTTAGTTTTTTACAAAGAAACTCttcaaccagggctttgctcaGTTAAAGAGCAAACTTGTTCTGAGCAGGATTTAATGTTTGTCAGCATGTGAATGTTTCACTTCTCTTTGAGGACGAAAGAGTCAAACAGTTAATGCAACATAAATGCTCCTCGCTGTGCCTGTACGATTACATATACAGAAGGCTggtctgaaatgaaaaatatctaACTGTCTGGCAGATGTGTGGACTTTTATAAATTTGTGTATTTCTGATATTTTATAAGCCATAAAGAGAGATAATTGGTTTTGTAAAAATTGCTAAAATTTGTGGTGAGAAAGTCCATATGAAGtttctgagctgctgctttCAGAATAGCTGTAGAATAATTTTTATATCTGTAATAAATGGAATACTTAAcattcctgtctgtcttcattgACATGTAATGTAAGCTAATGTGTAATGatggattttttgtttttgttactttGTGTTAAACTTCTGTTGTCCAAGATAACTCAAATTGTATATTGGGTCTTGATCAAATAAAGCCAAACTGGACCCTTTTTGTCATAATGTGGTTTAGATTTTTATCTGCCAAATATACTGCAGTCTTAAATGAAATCAACGTATGCTAAACCTCAATGTGGCGCCGTTTTATTTCTGAGTTTTATCAAAACCCTAACATAGATCGGGGTGTTGGCCAcctccagcagagggcagcacatGCtcaactatctatctatctatctatctatctatctatctatctatctatctatctatctatctatctatctatctatctgtctgtctgtctgtctggctggctggctggctggctgcctgcctgcctgcatgcctgcctgtatgtctgtatgtctgtatgtacgCATATCTGGCTGCCCTAACAGTCAGTCAAATGCATGAACTCGTTTGAAAAGTTAAGCTGACACAGTATAAGCTCTGCCTGTGACGAGCAGTCTGGGCTGTGACAGTGAAAAGCTGATTCAGGCAGTTTTGGACTGAGCATGGCTTAAGTTCTTCTAAGACACAAGATTAAGAATCCAAATGAAACCAACTGCATGTTTTCCCAGGGAATGAGCGTGCCTGTCAAAACTGAAAGGATATTAATACCTCTAAGACTGGGAGATTGGgaggattgaaaaaaaaaaacacaccaagtttctgcaaaaaggccaaaaaattatttattttaacttcttCAGTAGGCTTTACATATTGCATGTGAAAATAATAAACTAAGaaatcaggaaaaaaaaggtcTAGCAAAATAAGCAAGTGAACAGGGAAAGGGTCAAAAGGGATACTAGTGCACTGTagttaaagtaaaacaaactcaaaacttttaaaacatttgtatttCTAGCATTAATATCACAGTATAAGCAAACTAAAATCCTATCTTCTTGCAAATCAAAAGATATTTTAAAGGTATAGTTGATACAACATTACTGCACAATGCTAACATTCAGTTGACAGTTTAACAAGTCTAAACCCTGCTGTCAGCTTTAAATTGAAGTTCAGACAAACTCCATTACCTATCAGTGCACAACAGATTACCTGTTTTACGAAACAGTCAAAGAAACACTGATTTCTACTAATGCTGCAAGAGGACCATCGGCCCCTGCTGCTGTATGTTTAACTCAAAAGAAAGTGAGTCAGAAATGCACCACAGAAACAAAAGCTTAGCAACTAAGACAACCTGCAGGCTAAATACAGCTGCCATCTTTGAGAGTCCAAAACAATGTAAGAGATAGAAAGAATCAAACAAAGGCGATACGCTATACTAAAAAAATCGTGTCCTTGATCACTCTGCCTCATATTAGCAAAGCTGAgaatacaaaaaacatttgcaaCTTTATCCAACTTTTGCATCAAAATAGCAAAAGTGTGtctttttgtgctgctgcagaggcAGCCAGGCCTCCTTACTCAACTCTCACCACATGTAATAACTACGTGTGGTGTCAACAGGAGAGGGCTTCCCCTCTGTGCTGCCATCTTTGTCCTTCTCACCTTCAGCCTCCCACAGGTTGATGAGTGGAGGGTACAGCTCATTCAGGGGGATGGAGGAAGTCTTCAGCATGTATTTCTTCAGAGAGTGGTGGTAGTTTTTTCTCTTCCATCTGCGGGCCATGTAGACGCCCACAGTACCCAGACTTAGAAAGGCTAGCATTGTTGCCATGACAGCCAGCACAGCAGCGCTTGGATGCTGGTCTGAGAGGTCCAAGGCAAAGGTGGAGCCACGAGTTGTGACGTTGACGCAGgatttgtgtgtctgcaggtggaCGTTGGAGACTGTGAGGCACACCTCATACTCTGTGGCAGGTTGAAGGTGCGTCAGGTTGTACTCATGAACATCTACAGGGACACGAGCTGTGTAGGTGATGTGTGGGTTGTCAATCTTCATGGTGGCAGAGGCCCACTTCAGGTCGGAGGACATGACATTAGAATTGACTTTCCAGGAGACCAGGATGGAGTGAGACTCTGTCTGCTTGACGTATATCTTCATCACCTGTGCGCTGTCAAGAAGGGTTCCATTAACGCGGATGGTGGCAACCCTTGTGTCAGCCCCTTCTGTGTTCTGTGCTACACAGGTGTAACGACCAGAATCCTCCACTTGCACATGATTCAGCCGCAGGGTTCCCTCACTGCTCAAGTGGTGCCGCTCTGACACAGTGTCGACTGTGATTTTGGACCCAAGTGGAGTCACCCAGTAGATCTCAGGCTCTGGCTCGGACATGGCTCTGCAGTCCAGACTGATGCTCATGCCAATTTCGAGGTTCAAGTGACTCAGGAAGGTGTTGTGAGATATGAGGGGGAGGCATTGTTCAGGGGAATCCAGCAGCCTAAGCTCTCGAACTCGCTGGCCTCTGAGCTCTGGTGGGGAGCTGCACATCATGGCCAAAGGCTCCATGAAGCGCACTGTGGTCTTGTTGGAACTCATCCACTGAATGACACAGTCACAGCGCAATGGATTGCTATGCAGACTGATCTCACGTAGATTAGGCAGCACCTCTACAGTGTGCTGGTAAAGGGCAGTGAGGGCGTTATTGTTAAGCATCAGGCTCTCTAAGGAGGGCATGTCCCTGAAGGCCAACCTGTGCACATATGACAGCTTAGGGTTGTTTGTGGCCTCCAGCTTTGTCAGTTCTGGTAGGTTGTCCATGGCATAGCGATCAATCGCCACCAACTCCATCATGTTGTTGATACCCAGCTCCTTTAGACGCAACATGTTCCGGAAATCTCCTTCCTGGATTTTGTGAACCGGGTTTTTGTTTAAATCCAAGAATTTCAGGTTGGGAACTTTCTGAAGGGCCAGTTGAGGGATTCTGACTAGTTTGTTGTCATAGAATGAAATACTTTCAAGGGTATCCAAACCAACAAAAGCATTTGCTGGAACATCGGTGAGGTCCATACCAGCCAGAACAAGACTCCTCAAGCTCCCTAGAGGCTTAAAATTCATGTCGAGGAGGCCGATCACTGGGTTCTCCCCGATCATCAGGATCTCCAGATTGGGTGTCTCTTCAAACCAGAGACTGTCAATGACATGGAGCTTGTTGGAGTTTAGATGAAGGCGCAGAAGGCTACGCAGGCCTGCAAATGCCTGAGCCGAGATAGAAGTGATCTGGTTGTGGTTGATGTAAAGCTCCTGGAGATTGGAGAGGTTTCCAAGGCAGTGGTCTGGCAGCTGGCTGATCTGGTTCTCCTCTAGATGTAGGGTGGTTAGATGCTTCATGCCTATGAGGCCAACAGCTTCTACTGTGCTGAAGTTATTCTGGGATAGGTCCAGCTCTGTCAAGTTGAACAGCGCTTCCAGCTCTCCACTGGTGTGAGAGATGGCATTACTCTGCAGCAGTAACACCTGCGTATCCACTGACAGAT
This window contains:
- the LOC117810222 gene encoding leucine-rich repeat neuronal protein 1-like, which gives rise to MALASQPWPPLLWLCMGLLLSSLLPVHGKECPHLCVCEIRPWFTPQSTYKEATTVDCNDLRLTHIPINLSVDTQVLLLQSNAISHTSGELEALFNLTELDLSQNNFSTVEAVGLIGMKHLTTLHLEENQISQLPDHCLGNLSNLQELYINHNQITSISAQAFAGLRSLLRLHLNSNKLHVIDSLWFEETPNLEILMIGENPVIGLLDMNFKPLGSLRSLVLAGMDLTDVPANAFVGLDTLESISFYDNKLVRIPQLALQKVPNLKFLDLNKNPVHKIQEGDFRNMLRLKELGINNMMELVAIDRYAMDNLPELTKLEATNNPKLSYVHRLAFRDMPSLESLMLNNNALTALYQHTVEVLPNLREISLHSNPLRCDCVIQWMSSNKTTVRFMEPLAMMCSSPPELRGQRVRELRLLDSPEQCLPLISHNTFLSHLNLEIGMSISLDCRAMSEPEPEIYWVTPLGSKITVDTVSERHHLSSEGTLRLNHVQVEDSGRYTCVAQNTEGADTRVATIRVNGTLLDSAQVMKIYVKQTESHSILVSWKVNSNVMSSDLKWASATMKIDNPHITYTARVPVDVHEYNLTHLQPATEYEVCLTVSNVHLQTHKSCVNVTTRGSTFALDLSDQHPSAAVLAVMATMLAFLSLGTVGVYMARRWKRKNYHHSLKKYMLKTSSIPLNELYPPLINLWEAEGEKDKDGSTEGKPSPVDTTRSYYMW